A single Rubrivivax gelatinosus IL144 DNA region contains:
- a CDS encoding adenosine deaminase yields the protein MTLPTLLRAMPKAELHVHIEGTLEPELIFRLAERNGVVLPYASVEALRAAYAFSDLQSFLDIYYAGASVLLKEADFFEMAWAYFERAAADGVVHAELFFDPQTHTARGVAMETVITGLHRACQRAHAELGISASLILCFLRHLSEEDAFATLEAALPYRHLFIGVGLDSSERGHPPEKFARVFARCRELGLHLVAHAGEEGPAEYVETALDLLKVERVDHGVRSLDKPALVARLAAERVPLTVCPLSNVKLCVYSDMAAHRLPELLAAGVCVTVNSDDPAYFGGYLLDNYRAVFDAHPALGRDAAYALAANSLEASFVPAEQKARWKRDLDAVFAAA from the coding sequence ATGACCCTGCCCACCCTGCTGCGCGCGATGCCCAAAGCCGAGCTGCACGTGCACATCGAAGGCACCCTGGAGCCCGAGCTGATCTTCCGCCTGGCCGAGCGCAACGGCGTCGTGCTGCCCTACGCCAGCGTCGAGGCGCTGCGTGCGGCCTATGCCTTCAGCGACCTGCAGAGCTTCCTGGACATCTATTACGCCGGCGCCAGCGTGCTGCTGAAGGAAGCCGACTTCTTCGAGATGGCCTGGGCCTACTTCGAGCGCGCCGCGGCCGACGGCGTCGTGCACGCCGAACTGTTCTTCGACCCGCAGACGCACACTGCGCGCGGCGTGGCGATGGAGACGGTCATCACCGGCCTGCACCGCGCCTGCCAGCGCGCGCATGCCGAGCTGGGCATCAGCGCCTCGCTGATCCTGTGTTTCCTGCGCCACCTCAGCGAAGAAGACGCTTTCGCGACGCTGGAAGCGGCGCTGCCCTACCGGCACCTGTTCATCGGCGTCGGCCTGGACAGCAGCGAGCGCGGCCACCCGCCGGAGAAGTTCGCGCGCGTGTTCGCGCGCTGCCGCGAACTCGGCCTGCACCTCGTCGCCCACGCTGGCGAAGAAGGCCCGGCCGAATACGTCGAGACGGCGCTGGACCTGCTGAAGGTCGAGCGTGTGGACCACGGCGTGCGCAGCCTGGACAAGCCGGCGCTGGTCGCGCGCCTGGCCGCCGAACGCGTGCCGCTGACGGTCTGCCCGCTGTCCAACGTCAAACTCTGCGTCTACTCCGACATGGCGGCGCACCGCCTGCCCGAGCTGCTGGCCGCGGGTGTCTGCGTCACCGTCAACAGCGACGACCCGGCGTACTTCGGCGGCTATCTGCTGGACAACTACCGCGCCGTCTTCGACGCCCACCCGGCGCTGGGCCGCGACGCCGCCTATGCGCTGGCGGCCAACAGCCTGGAGGCGAGCTTCGTGCCGGCCGAGCAGAAGGCGCGCTGGAAGCGCGATCTGGACGCGGTGTTCGCCGCCGCCTGA
- the urtA gene encoding urea ABC transporter substrate-binding protein codes for MATANRRSFVLQTVTAAAFAAFGIGSAHAADTIKVGVLHSLSGTMAISETVLKDTILMAIDEVNAKGGVLGKKLEPVVVDPASNWPLFAEKTRQLISKDKVSVIFGCWTSVSRKSVLPVVEELNGLLFYPVQYEGEELSKNVFYTGAAPNQQAIPAVEYLMSKDGGGAKRFVLLGTDYVYPRTTNKILRAFLHSKGVADADILEEYTPFGHSDYQSIIAKIKKFAAEGKKTAVVSTINGDSNVPFYKELGNQGLKATDVPVVAFSVGEEELRGVDTKPLVGHLAAWNYFMSIKNPTNAEFIKKWSAYAKAKNIPGHKDKPLTNDPMEASYIGFNMWVQAVEKAKSTDTDKVIAAMAGQTFKAPSGIVSKMDEKNHHLHKSVFIGEVKADGQFNVVWKTPGPVKAQPWSPYIPENKGKKDEPVVVAKP; via the coding sequence ATGGCTACTGCCAACCGCCGCAGCTTCGTCCTGCAAACCGTCACCGCCGCCGCCTTCGCCGCGTTCGGCATCGGCTCCGCCCACGCCGCCGACACCATCAAGGTCGGCGTGCTGCACTCGCTGTCGGGCACGATGGCGATCTCCGAGACGGTGTTGAAGGACACCATCCTGATGGCCATCGACGAGGTCAACGCCAAGGGCGGCGTGCTCGGCAAGAAGCTCGAGCCGGTGGTCGTCGACCCGGCCTCGAACTGGCCGCTGTTCGCCGAGAAGACGCGCCAGCTGATCAGCAAGGACAAGGTCTCGGTGATCTTCGGCTGCTGGACCAGCGTCTCGCGCAAGAGCGTGCTGCCGGTCGTCGAGGAACTCAACGGCCTGCTCTTCTACCCGGTGCAGTACGAAGGCGAGGAGCTGAGCAAGAACGTCTTCTACACCGGCGCCGCGCCCAACCAGCAGGCGATTCCGGCCGTCGAGTACCTGATGAGCAAGGACGGCGGCGGCGCCAAACGTTTCGTGCTGCTGGGCACCGACTACGTCTACCCGCGCACGACGAACAAGATCCTGCGCGCCTTCCTGCACAGCAAGGGCGTGGCCGACGCCGACATCCTGGAGGAGTACACGCCGTTCGGGCACTCCGACTACCAGTCGATCATCGCCAAGATCAAGAAGTTCGCCGCCGAAGGCAAGAAGACCGCGGTGGTCTCGACGATCAACGGCGACTCCAACGTGCCGTTCTACAAGGAACTGGGCAACCAGGGCCTGAAGGCGACCGACGTGCCGGTCGTCGCGTTCTCGGTCGGTGAAGAGGAGCTGCGCGGCGTCGACACCAAGCCGCTGGTGGGCCACCTGGCGGCGTGGAACTACTTCATGTCGATCAAGAACCCGACCAACGCCGAGTTCATCAAGAAGTGGTCGGCCTACGCCAAGGCCAAGAACATCCCCGGCCACAAGGACAAGCCGCTGACCAACGACCCGATGGAAGCCAGCTACATCGGCTTCAACATGTGGGTGCAGGCGGTGGAGAAGGCCAAGAGCACCGACACCGACAAGGTGATCGCGGCGATGGCCGGCCAGACCTTCAAGGCACCCAGCGGCATCGTGTCCAAGATGGACGAGAAGAACCACCACCTGCACAAGAGCGTGTTCATCGGCGAGGTGAAGGCCGACGGCCAGTTCAACGTGGTGTGGAAGACGCCGGGGCCGGTGAAGGCGCAGCCGTGGAGCCCGTACATCCCCGAGAACAAGGGCAAGAAGGATGAACCGGTCGTGGTCGCCAAGCCCTGA